One stretch of Zingiber officinale cultivar Zhangliang chromosome 6B, Zo_v1.1, whole genome shotgun sequence DNA includes these proteins:
- the LOC121992232 gene encoding xyloglucan endotransglucosylase/hydrolase protein 9-like, which yields MDVRNGSLGWLVMAVWVSVSALRAQSSKFDELVQPSWATDHVIHDGELLKLKLDNSSGSGFASKSKYLFGKVTAELKLVEGDSAGTVTAFYMSSEGANHHEFDFEFLGNRTGEPYLVQTNLYINGVGNREQRMDLWFDPTTDFHAYSILWNPQQVVFLVDDTPIRVLSNRAASRSGIAFPGDQPMGVYSSIWNADDWATEGGRVKTDWSHAPFVATFRSLRIDGCEWAPGAEVAAELRRCSASEQGKEGRYWWKEKEMEVLTVHQSHQLIWARANHLVYDYCSDPGRFPSQPPECNK from the exons ATGGACGTACGCAATGGAAGCTTGGGTTGGTTAGTAATGGCAGTATGGGTCTCGGTGAGTGCGTTGCGAGCGCAAAGCTCCAAGTTTGATGAGCTCGTGCAGCCGAGCTGGGCCACCGACCATGTAATCCACGACGGCGAGCTTCTCAAGCTCAAGCTTGACAACTCTTCCG GCTCTGGATTCGCGTCCAAGAGTAAGTATCTCTTCGGCAAGGTCACCGCGGAGCTCAAGCTCGTGGAAGGGGACTCCGCCGGAACTGTCACCGCTTTCTAT ATGTCATCGGAAGGGGCGAACCATCATGAGTTCGACTTCGAGTTCCTGGGGAACAGAACAGGGGAGCCGTACCTGGTGCAGACGAACCTCTACATCAATGGAGTCGGAAACCGAGAGCAGCGGATGGACCTGTGGTTCGATCCCACCACCGATTTCCATGCCTATTCTATCCTCTGGAACCCGCAGCAGGTGGTGTTCCTCGTCGACGACACGCCCATCCGCGTGCTCTCCAACCGCGCGGCGTCGCGCAGCGGCATTGCGTTCCCCGGCGACCAACCGATGGGCGTCTACAGCTCCATATGGAACGCCGACGACTGGGCCACCGAGGGCGGCCGGGTGAAGACCGACTGGTCCCACGCGCCCTTCGTAGCCACGTTCCGCAGCCTCCGCATCGACGGCTGCGAGTGGGCGCCCGGCGCGGAGGTTGCGGCGGAGCTGCGGCGGTGCAGCGCCAGCGAGCAGGGGAAGGAGGGGCGCTACTGGTGGAAGGAGAAGGAGATGGAGGTGCTCACGGTGCACCAGAGCCACCAACTAATCTGGGCGCGCGCCAACCACCTGGTCTACGACTACTGCAGCGATCCCGGCCGCTTCCCGTCGCAGCCACCGGAGTGCAATAAATAA